In Gemmatimonadaceae bacterium, one genomic interval encodes:
- a CDS encoding MFS transporter, whose product MNETASDAPRSRYAALAASAFAFVVVMGIVNLFADITYEGGGSINGPFMGSLGAGAAAISIVAGLGEFLGYSLRAVSGWAADRTGKYWALTFVGYGINLFAVPAMAFAGNWEIAGVLILTERIGRAIRKPTVGAMLSYSTGALGRGWVYGLNSALDETGATIGPIILAIALSRGLGYRHGYALLFISAACAIAALVVARVIFPVPSRLETDSDRRAAPAGFTPSFWLFMLAAGCFGAGLMSFEFISFHLASRHVVSLGWIPLFLAISTGVGVFVNLALGKLYDRAGLRVVLVAVFVSSLFSPLVFLGGFGAALVGLVLWGVGYATQDTLLKAVLAGMLPEGKRNLAFGLFYTGYGVGWLIGSVVTGLLYRSSIPAVIVFAMAVQLVSIPIFIQADKRRRLPDTA is encoded by the coding sequence GTGAACGAGACGGCATCGGACGCGCCGCGCTCCCGGTACGCCGCGCTGGCCGCGTCGGCGTTCGCGTTCGTCGTGGTGATGGGCATCGTCAACCTGTTCGCCGACATCACGTACGAGGGCGGCGGCAGCATCAACGGCCCCTTCATGGGATCGTTAGGCGCGGGCGCCGCCGCCATCAGCATCGTCGCCGGGCTCGGCGAGTTCTTGGGGTACAGCCTGCGCGCCGTGTCCGGTTGGGCGGCGGACCGGACCGGCAAGTACTGGGCGCTCACGTTCGTCGGCTACGGCATCAACCTGTTCGCCGTGCCGGCCATGGCGTTCGCCGGCAACTGGGAAATCGCCGGCGTGCTCATCCTGACCGAGCGCATCGGCCGAGCGATCCGCAAGCCGACCGTCGGCGCGATGCTGTCGTACTCCACCGGCGCGCTGGGCCGCGGGTGGGTGTACGGGCTCAACTCGGCGCTCGACGAAACCGGGGCCACGATCGGACCGATCATTCTCGCGATCGCGCTGTCGCGCGGACTCGGGTATCGCCACGGCTACGCCCTGCTCTTCATCTCGGCCGCCTGCGCGATCGCCGCGTTGGTGGTGGCGCGCGTCATTTTTCCGGTGCCATCGCGGCTCGAGACCGACAGCGACCGGCGGGCGGCGCCGGCAGGCTTCACGCCGTCGTTCTGGCTGTTCATGTTGGCCGCGGGATGCTTCGGCGCCGGCCTCATGAGCTTCGAGTTTATCTCGTTCCATCTGGCGAGCCGGCACGTGGTGTCGCTCGGCTGGATCCCGCTCTTCCTGGCTATCTCGACCGGCGTGGGCGTGTTCGTCAACCTTGCGTTAGGCAAGCTGTACGATCGCGCCGGCCTGCGCGTCGTGCTCGTGGCGGTGTTCGTGAGCTCCCTGTTTTCGCCGCTCGTGTTCCTGGGCGGTTTCGGCGCCGCGCTCGTCGGCCTCGTGCTCTGGGGTGTCGGCTACGCGACCCAGGACACGCTGCTCAAGGCCGTGCTCGCCGGCATGCTGCCCGAGGGGAAGCGCAATCTCGCGTTCGGGTTGTTCTACACCGGCTACGGCGTCGGCTGGCTGATCGGCAGCGTCGTGACCGGGCTGTTGTATCGCAGCTCGATCCCCGCCGTCATCGTGTTCGCGATGGCAGTGCAGCTCGTGTCGATTCCAATTTTTATCCAGGCGGACAAAAGGCGGAGACTGCCGGACACTGCCTGA
- a CDS encoding ABC transporter permease has product MQVPSGVRRAFRLPASSGQITRDLEDEVAFHVAMRVQSLERAGRSHDDAIAQAQRKFGDVQDLHDYCVALEVPHMQRAQARERLSSIAQDLRFALRQMRRSPAFALIASLTLALGVGATTAIFSVVNGVVLKPLPFSDPQQLVQLWGIDANGRHLHFADPTFDHLLAENHTLSAAAEYNTGDMSFSTNGTATRVTAAGVSKEFFRVLNVRPELGRSFAPEDQQKGSPMVILISHGLWMRLFGGSESVIGTIIKSGETPITIIGVLPAGKEFPAGTDAWYPREPFGEATSYTAHNWNVIARVKDGVTTEAATRDVSMVLRRLHAAVGDATWTLDGTAIPLRDQIIGSVKVLLLLILGASAVLLLIACANVANLLIARMAVRESEIAVRVAIGAGRGRIAQQLLIETSLLAAVGCLGGMVIAAAGMKMLLVLRPALIPRVGELSLDWRVLVFAVVISAATAVALALVAAWRGTAGDLRAALSQSQRTQGGGGASYRVRGSLVVVQLAMTVVLLIGAGLLARSFVGLMSIDPGFRTHGMVVAGTVFDEPRDTNYIGRRSVYYQQLAERALAIPGVTSVGISDAPPFSNGSSNGEFLVLDNAGIKLAPSALEGMFNDKARTGYATYRTATGGYFKAMGIPVLSGRVFDATDRAGGPEVAVINAALAHKRWPNGDAMGKVIEFGNIDGDLTPMTIVGIVGDTREQDLAADPLPAAYVDFDQRPGNSNEMFVIMAASNEAGAIAAARRAFPQVRADVPMRFLTVEDIIGRSVDSQRFMLLLVGIFGAVALLLATLGVYSVISYLVAQRGREISIRVALGASAPQIVHLVLKQGVALSLVGAIIGGVAALAATRVLKRLLYQVSPTDPIAFATVLVVLCGVALVASYVPARRAAAFEPMDVLRGG; this is encoded by the coding sequence ATGCAGGTGCCCTCCGGTGTTCGCCGCGCGTTCCGACTGCCCGCGTCGAGCGGGCAGATCACGCGCGACCTGGAGGACGAGGTGGCTTTCCATGTCGCGATGCGCGTCCAGTCGCTCGAACGTGCGGGACGGTCCCACGATGACGCGATCGCTCAAGCCCAACGGAAATTCGGAGACGTCCAGGACCTGCACGACTACTGCGTCGCCTTGGAGGTGCCGCACATGCAACGCGCGCAAGCTCGCGAACGACTTTCCAGCATCGCCCAGGACCTGCGATTCGCGCTTCGTCAGATGCGCCGGTCCCCGGCGTTCGCTCTCATCGCAAGCCTGACGCTCGCGTTGGGCGTCGGCGCCACGACAGCGATCTTCTCCGTCGTCAACGGGGTCGTGCTCAAACCGCTGCCGTTCTCCGATCCGCAGCAGCTGGTCCAACTGTGGGGCATCGACGCCAACGGGCGCCATCTGCACTTCGCAGATCCGACGTTCGACCATCTCCTCGCCGAAAACCATACGCTGAGCGCGGCGGCGGAGTACAACACCGGCGACATGTCGTTCTCCACGAACGGCACCGCGACGCGTGTGACCGCGGCCGGGGTGTCGAAAGAGTTTTTTCGCGTGCTGAACGTCCGCCCCGAGCTCGGTCGATCGTTTGCGCCGGAAGACCAACAGAAGGGTTCGCCCATGGTGATCCTGATCAGCCATGGCCTCTGGATGCGGCTCTTTGGCGGATCGGAGTCAGTGATCGGTACCATCATCAAGAGCGGCGAAACGCCGATCACGATCATCGGCGTGCTGCCGGCCGGCAAGGAATTTCCCGCCGGCACCGATGCCTGGTATCCGCGCGAGCCGTTCGGCGAAGCCACCAGCTACACGGCGCACAACTGGAACGTCATCGCGCGCGTGAAAGACGGCGTCACGACCGAGGCCGCGACACGCGACGTTTCGATGGTGCTGCGCCGCTTGCACGCGGCAGTCGGCGATGCGACGTGGACGCTTGACGGCACGGCGATTCCACTGCGCGATCAGATCATCGGCAGCGTCAAAGTCCTCCTCTTGCTCATCCTTGGCGCGTCCGCCGTGCTGCTGCTCATCGCGTGCGCGAACGTTGCCAACCTGCTCATCGCGCGCATGGCGGTGCGCGAGAGTGAAATCGCCGTACGCGTGGCCATCGGCGCCGGGCGGGGGCGGATTGCGCAGCAGCTGCTGATCGAAACGTCGCTGCTGGCCGCGGTGGGATGCCTGGGAGGCATGGTGATCGCGGCCGCGGGGATGAAGATGCTGCTCGTGCTGCGTCCGGCGTTGATCCCGCGCGTGGGAGAGTTGTCGCTCGATTGGCGCGTGCTCGTGTTCGCCGTCGTCATTTCGGCGGCCACGGCGGTTGCGTTAGCACTCGTCGCCGCGTGGCGCGGCACCGCCGGCGATCTGCGCGCCGCGCTGTCACAGTCGCAGCGCACGCAAGGCGGCGGTGGCGCGAGCTATCGCGTGCGCGGCTCGCTCGTCGTCGTGCAGCTCGCGATGACGGTGGTGCTGCTCATCGGCGCCGGCCTGCTCGCGCGCAGCTTCGTCGGCCTCATGAGCATCGACCCGGGATTTCGCACGCACGGCATGGTGGTGGCCGGCACCGTCTTCGATGAGCCGCGCGACACGAATTACATCGGCCGCCGCTCCGTGTACTATCAGCAGCTCGCCGAGCGCGCGCTCGCCATTCCGGGCGTGACGAGCGTCGGCATCTCCGATGCGCCGCCGTTCTCGAACGGCAGCAGCAACGGCGAGTTCCTGGTGCTCGACAACGCGGGCATCAAGCTCGCGCCGAGCGCCCTCGAGGGGATGTTCAACGACAAGGCGCGCACCGGCTACGCGACCTATCGCACGGCCACCGGCGGCTACTTCAAGGCGATGGGGATCCCGGTACTGTCGGGTCGGGTGTTCGATGCGACCGACCGCGCGGGCGGGCCGGAAGTCGCCGTGATCAACGCGGCGCTGGCGCACAAGCGGTGGCCTAACGGAGATGCCATGGGCAAGGTGATCGAATTCGGCAACATCGACGGCGACCTGACGCCGATGACGATCGTCGGCATCGTCGGCGATACGCGCGAGCAGGACCTGGCGGCCGACCCTCTGCCCGCGGCGTACGTCGACTTCGATCAGCGTCCCGGCAACAGCAACGAGATGTTCGTGATCATGGCGGCAAGCAACGAAGCCGGGGCGATTGCCGCGGCGCGGCGCGCGTTCCCGCAGGTGCGCGCCGATGTGCCGATGCGGTTTCTCACCGTCGAGGACATCATCGGCCGGTCGGTGGACAGCCAGCGATTCATGCTGCTCCTCGTGGGCATCTTCGGGGCGGTCGCGCTGCTGCTGGCAACGCTCGGTGTCTACAGCGTGATCTCGTATCTCGTCGCCCAACGCGGGCGCGAGATCAGCATTCGCGTCGCGTTGGGCGCCTCGGCGCCGCAGATCGTGCATCTGGTGTTGAAGCAGGGAGTGGCGTTGTCGCTGGTGGGCGCGATTATCGGCGGTGTGGCGGCGCTGGCGGCCACGCGCGTCCTCAAGCGGCTCCTCTATCAGGTGAGCCCCACCGATCCGATCGCGTTCGCGACGGTGCTCGTGGTGCTCTGCGGCGTGGCGCTGGTGGCGAGCTACGTCCCGGCGCGCCGTGCCGCGGCGTTCGAACCGATGGACGTGTTGCGCGGCGGCTAA
- a CDS encoding PadR family transcriptional regulator, producing MPRDASDLLHGTLDVLVLKTLSWGAMHGYAIAEWIEHRGGGHLVIVDAALYKALHRLEESGAITSEWGLSDNKRRAKYYSLTTRGRARLRSESETWKRYALAVGRIIESS from the coding sequence ATGCCTCGCGACGCCAGTGACCTCCTGCACGGCACGCTCGATGTGCTGGTGCTCAAGACCCTCTCCTGGGGCGCCATGCACGGCTACGCCATCGCCGAATGGATCGAGCACCGCGGCGGCGGCCACCTCGTGATCGTGGATGCCGCGCTCTACAAGGCGCTCCACCGACTCGAGGAAAGCGGTGCCATCACGTCGGAGTGGGGACTCTCCGACAACAAGCGCCGAGCGAAGTACTACTCGCTCACAACGCGCGGCCGCGCGCGACTCCGCTCTGAATCGGAGACCTGGAAGCGGTACGCCCTCGCGGTGGGCCGAATCATCGAGTCGAGCTGA
- a CDS encoding aldo/keto reductase encodes MLGTRPLGTSGLTVSAMGLGLMGMSYAYGTTADRDERESIATIHRAIELGVTFLDTAEAYGPYENEKLLARALRSLGGDARDRVMIATKFGFTFGDGAINGVNSQPAHIRQVVDASLERLHTDRIDLLYQHRVDPAVPIEDVVGTMAELVRAGKVRFLGLSEAGESTIRRAHAVHPIAALQSEYSLWERNLEPKLIPLLRELGIGLVAFAPLGRGFLTGHVQRAEEYPQGDYRRGDPRYQGANFDANMRAAAAVREVASRKAATPAQIALAWLLSRGPDIVPIPGTKRRSYLEENVAAADIRLTSDDVGQLERALAPGQVAGPRYGVAQMAQIDR; translated from the coding sequence ATGCTCGGCACTCGCCCGTTAGGCACAAGCGGCCTCACCGTCTCCGCCATGGGCCTCGGCCTCATGGGCATGAGCTACGCCTACGGCACCACCGCCGACCGCGATGAACGAGAGTCCATCGCCACCATCCATCGCGCGATCGAGCTCGGCGTCACGTTCCTCGACACCGCGGAAGCGTACGGCCCGTACGAGAACGAGAAACTCCTGGCCCGCGCGCTCAGATCGTTAGGCGGAGACGCGCGCGACCGCGTGATGATCGCGACCAAGTTCGGCTTCACCTTCGGCGACGGCGCGATCAACGGCGTGAACAGCCAGCCCGCGCACATCCGCCAGGTCGTCGACGCGTCGCTAGAGCGCTTGCACACCGACCGCATCGACCTGCTCTATCAGCACCGCGTCGATCCTGCGGTGCCGATCGAGGACGTCGTCGGCACGATGGCCGAACTCGTTCGTGCCGGCAAGGTGCGCTTCCTCGGCCTGTCGGAAGCGGGCGAGTCGACGATTCGTCGTGCGCATGCGGTCCACCCGATTGCCGCGCTGCAGAGCGAATACTCGCTCTGGGAACGCAACCTCGAGCCCAAGCTCATTCCCCTGCTCCGCGAGTTGGGCATCGGACTCGTCGCGTTCGCGCCGCTGGGCCGCGGATTCCTCACTGGACACGTCCAGCGCGCCGAGGAGTATCCGCAGGGCGACTACCGCCGCGGCGATCCGCGCTACCAGGGCGCCAACTTCGATGCGAACATGCGCGCCGCGGCCGCCGTACGCGAGGTGGCCTCCCGAAAGGCGGCGACACCTGCGCAGATCGCGCTGGCGTGGCTGCTGTCGCGCGGACCGGACATCGTGCCCATTCCCGGCACCAAGCGCCGCTCATACCTCGAAGAAAACGTCGCCGCGGCCGACATCCGCCTAACGTCAGACGACGTCGGGCAGCTCGAGCGCGCGCTCGCGCCGGGCCAGGTCGCCGGCCCGCGCTACGGCGTCGCGCAGATGGCGCAGATCGATCGGTAG
- a CDS encoding ABC transporter permease codes for MSRGVERDIDDEIAYHLERRVAEYVAAGLDPIAARERAMQRFGQVSSVRDEAVRMERAYKRRQSARDLVAAVARDARVALRAILKSPGFAITSIVCIALGVGVTTMILSAVDAMLVRPLPYPNARQLVSVYAQNVSHDYHRVNVSYKDYVSWRDENRSLLALGIWTWATITITTGESERVSGAAVSANLFSLLGVRPMLGRGFRPEEERLASSDVVLLGYGLWQRRFGGDSSIVGRTISMDGRPHLVAGVMPPGFSFPDVGQFWMPFATDGPSSEPRNNREYAGAIGRLRPGVTVEQATTDLARVSAQLQREFPNENTGWAAEVMTLREDLTGDFRRPLFVFLGAVAFVLLIACANVANLTLVRGISRGRELALRSALGAARGDLVRQLFTESALIAVAGGVAGAVAGIWAVRLARLAFPNGVPFYFDFTVDARALAASALVIVMTAVLCGVVPALRVTKLDVNRALRDERARTGGSGDAHVSGRSILVVAELAISTVLVIGGALLVRSYRAYTHTDLGFDRAGILTARVTLPDQGYEASARRIALFTNLEARVRAIPGVRVVGSAQGIPFSGWDVQSDVWFDGRPPARPNEEFESHFQVVSPDFFPALGVALVRGRALAAADRDTLAPVAVVNESFVRRAYPNEDPIGKRVRFAPPESGQPWVTIVGVVRDYRHYRLPQPMGPALYMPYRMLPTRSQVLVVRTRLTNPYAIVPAMRAALHDLDPGLALYDVKTMDDAVNQSLWRQRVQSRVLAAFAALALLLAAVGLYGLVSYSVFQRTREIGVRVALGAQRGDVLALVYGHGGRLVLAGLAIGLTSGALLSRTLGSLLYEVAPIDVLSYALAACVIAAISFAALFIPARRAMSVDPSRAMRAE; via the coding sequence ATGTCGCGCGGTGTGGAGCGCGACATCGACGATGAGATCGCGTATCACCTCGAGCGTCGCGTCGCCGAGTACGTCGCGGCAGGGTTGGACCCCATCGCCGCACGCGAGCGCGCCATGCAACGCTTTGGCCAGGTCTCCAGTGTGCGCGATGAGGCCGTGCGAATGGAGCGTGCGTACAAGCGCCGGCAGAGTGCGCGCGACCTCGTCGCCGCTGTGGCACGCGACGCGCGCGTCGCGCTCCGCGCCATCCTGAAGAGTCCGGGTTTCGCGATCACGTCCATCGTCTGCATCGCGCTTGGCGTCGGCGTGACGACGATGATCCTGTCCGCCGTCGACGCGATGCTCGTGCGGCCGCTGCCGTATCCGAATGCGCGGCAGCTCGTGTCCGTGTACGCGCAGAACGTGTCGCACGACTATCACCGCGTGAACGTCTCCTACAAAGACTATGTCTCCTGGCGCGACGAGAACCGGTCGCTCTTGGCGTTAGGCATCTGGACCTGGGCGACGATCACGATCACGACCGGCGAGAGCGAGCGCGTGTCCGGCGCCGCGGTGTCGGCGAATCTCTTCTCGCTGTTAGGCGTCCGGCCGATGTTGGGCAGAGGATTCCGGCCGGAAGAGGAGCGCCTCGCATCGTCAGACGTCGTGCTGCTCGGCTACGGACTCTGGCAGCGGCGCTTCGGCGGCGACAGCTCGATCGTCGGACGTACGATCTCGATGGACGGTCGGCCGCATCTCGTCGCCGGCGTGATGCCGCCCGGATTCAGCTTCCCGGATGTCGGCCAGTTCTGGATGCCGTTCGCGACCGATGGGCCGTCGAGCGAACCGCGCAACAATCGCGAATACGCGGGTGCGATCGGCCGGCTGCGACCCGGCGTGACCGTCGAGCAGGCAACGACGGACCTGGCGCGCGTATCGGCCCAACTGCAGCGCGAATTTCCCAACGAGAACACCGGGTGGGCAGCCGAGGTGATGACGCTGCGCGAGGACCTCACGGGAGACTTCCGGCGCCCCCTGTTCGTGTTTCTCGGCGCGGTGGCGTTCGTGCTGCTGATCGCGTGCGCCAACGTGGCGAACTTGACGCTCGTGCGCGGCATCTCGCGTGGCCGGGAGCTTGCGCTGCGCTCCGCGCTTGGCGCCGCGCGCGGCGATCTCGTTAGGCAATTGTTCACGGAGAGCGCGCTCATCGCGGTTGCGGGCGGCGTCGCCGGCGCCGTGGCCGGCATCTGGGCGGTGCGGTTGGCGCGCTTGGCGTTTCCGAACGGCGTCCCGTTCTATTTCGATTTCACCGTGGATGCGCGGGCGCTCGCCGCCTCGGCGCTCGTGATTGTCATGACCGCGGTGCTGTGCGGTGTCGTGCCGGCGCTGCGCGTGACGAAGCTGGACGTGAATCGCGCGCTACGCGATGAGCGCGCACGAACGGGCGGCAGTGGCGACGCCCACGTGAGCGGCCGCTCGATCCTGGTGGTCGCCGAGCTCGCCATCTCGACCGTCCTGGTGATCGGCGGCGCGCTGCTGGTTCGCAGCTATCGGGCTTACACACACACGGACCTGGGGTTCGATCGGGCCGGAATCCTCACGGCGCGCGTGACACTGCCCGACCAGGGCTACGAGGCGAGTGCGCGGCGCATCGCGTTGTTCACGAATCTCGAGGCACGCGTGCGCGCGATTCCTGGTGTACGCGTCGTCGGGTCGGCGCAGGGCATTCCGTTCAGCGGATGGGACGTGCAGAGCGACGTCTGGTTTGACGGTCGGCCGCCGGCGCGGCCCAACGAAGAATTCGAGTCGCATTTCCAGGTGGTGTCTCCGGACTTCTTCCCGGCGCTGGGCGTTGCGTTAGTCCGAGGACGTGCGCTCGCCGCGGCCGACCGCGACACGCTTGCGCCGGTTGCGGTCGTGAACGAGAGCTTCGTGCGGCGTGCGTATCCAAACGAAGATCCGATCGGCAAACGCGTGCGATTCGCGCCGCCCGAAAGCGGCCAGCCGTGGGTGACGATCGTTGGGGTGGTGCGCGACTACCGCCACTACCGCCTGCCGCAGCCGATGGGGCCGGCGCTGTACATGCCGTATCGGATGCTACCGACGCGCTCGCAGGTGCTCGTCGTGCGTACGCGCCTAACGAATCCCTATGCCATCGTGCCGGCGATGCGTGCCGCCCTGCACGACCTGGATCCCGGCCTGGCGCTGTACGACGTCAAGACAATGGATGACGCCGTGAACCAGTCGCTCTGGCGACAGCGCGTGCAGAGCAGAGTACTGGCGGCCTTCGCCGCGCTGGCGCTGCTGCTGGCCGCGGTGGGACTCTACGGTCTCGTGTCGTACAGCGTCTTTCAGCGGACGCGCGAGATCGGTGTCCGGGTGGCGCTTGGTGCGCAGCGTGGCGATGTGTTGGCGTTGGTGTACGGCCACGGCGGCCGTCTGGTGCTCGCGGGATTGGCGATCGGGTTGACGTCAGGCGCGCTTCTCTCGCGCACGCTCGGCTCGCTGCTCTACGAGGTTGCGCCGATCGACGTGTTGAGCTACGCGCTCGCGGCATGTGTGATCGCGGCGATCTCCTTCGCGGCGTTGTTCATTCCCGCGCGCCGAGCGATGTCGGTGGACCCGTCGCGGGCGATGCGGGCGGAATAG
- a CDS encoding PadR family transcriptional regulator, which translates to MRFDGRPRILSIETKWECPLPASIDILRGTLDVLVLKALSWGPSHGYDVARWIERATGDVLNVGEGTLYPALHRLRSKGWVRPSWGVSDNGRRACYYELTAQGRAQLRVERDTWTRYATAVFAALSAPANPV; encoded by the coding sequence TTGCGCTTCGATGGAAGGCCTCGCATCCTATCCATCGAAACCAAATGGGAGTGCCCTCTGCCCGCATCGATCGACATTCTCCGCGGCACCCTCGACGTCCTCGTGCTCAAAGCGCTGTCGTGGGGACCGAGCCACGGCTACGACGTTGCGCGCTGGATCGAGCGCGCAACCGGCGACGTGCTGAACGTCGGCGAAGGCACGCTCTATCCCGCGCTGCACCGGCTGCGGAGCAAGGGGTGGGTGCGACCGTCGTGGGGCGTCTCGGACAACGGACGACGCGCCTGCTACTACGAGCTCACCGCGCAAGGCCGGGCGCAACTGCGCGTCGAGCGCGACACCTGGACGCGGTACGCGACCGCGGTGTTCGCGGCGCTCTCGGCGCCGGCCAACCCGGTCTAA
- a CDS encoding VOC family protein — protein MAKAKRTVPEGYHTVTPHLTMANAAQAIEWYKKALGAEEVARAVGPDGKVLHAQIRIGDSAIMLNDDMMGGNTTKDHNGSPVSIWLYVDDCDTLFNRALKAGAKVAPGGMGEMADQFWGDRCGMIVDPEGYWWTIATHKEDLTPEEMKTRTEEFMRQMAGAH, from the coding sequence ATGGCCAAGGCGAAGAGAACGGTACCCGAGGGGTATCACACCGTCACGCCGCATCTCACCATGGCGAACGCGGCCCAGGCGATCGAATGGTACAAGAAAGCGCTCGGCGCCGAGGAGGTGGCGCGCGCGGTGGGGCCGGACGGCAAAGTGCTGCACGCGCAGATTCGCATTGGCGATTCTGCGATCATGCTCAACGATGACATGATGGGCGGCAACACGACGAAAGATCACAACGGCTCGCCGGTGTCGATCTGGCTGTACGTCGACGACTGCGACACGCTATTCAATCGCGCGCTCAAGGCAGGCGCCAAGGTTGCGCCCGGCGGCATGGGAGAAATGGCGGATCAATTCTGGGGAGATCGCTGCGGCATGATCGTGGATCCCGAGGGTTATTGGTGGACGATCGCGACCCACAAGGAAGATCTGACCCCGGAGGAAATGAAGACGCGCACCGAGGAGTTCATGCGGCAGATGGCCGGCGCGCATTAG
- a CDS encoding methyltransferase domain-containing protein, with translation MPNHQRNYRAILERNVGFDGNTRWLRYARRNGFKEVKAERVRRCPDCGGRPKRKPWGQYVHFSTLIHLLECSRCGLVWSDARIDPGLVRRQFEVMYNGEKYFRFSRRRIFRHLARVIDDLAPRGAHVLDIGGARGDLMAHLVERRPDLYVVVNDISASGTKAANEQHGFPTITGGAQALDEHERRYDIVVLSDVLYFEPDIRRLWSALDKLVAPGGTVILRLPHKWPLIRLWQRWYRATRSRARQRLQHRIRFFNPEHIFIFRRQYLRARLAAMGFGRIRAMPSPVLAHAGTRAFDAAAYAFATLLYWLTAGALAVTPSIVVVGAARRA, from the coding sequence ATGCCGAACCACCAGCGGAATTATCGGGCGATACTCGAGCGCAACGTCGGATTCGATGGCAACACGCGCTGGCTGCGATACGCCAGACGCAACGGATTCAAGGAGGTGAAGGCGGAACGCGTGCGGCGATGCCCGGACTGCGGCGGGCGCCCCAAGCGAAAACCCTGGGGCCAGTACGTCCATTTCAGCACGCTGATTCATCTCCTCGAGTGCAGCCGGTGCGGGCTCGTTTGGTCCGACGCGCGCATCGATCCGGGTCTCGTCCGCAGGCAATTCGAGGTCATGTACAATGGCGAGAAGTACTTTCGCTTCTCGAGACGCCGCATATTCAGGCACTTGGCGCGCGTCATCGACGATCTCGCGCCGCGCGGCGCACACGTGCTCGACATCGGCGGTGCGCGCGGCGATCTCATGGCGCATCTCGTCGAACGGCGTCCGGACCTGTACGTGGTCGTGAACGACATCTCTGCCTCGGGGACCAAGGCCGCGAACGAGCAACATGGATTCCCGACGATCACCGGCGGCGCGCAAGCGCTCGACGAGCACGAGCGGCGTTACGACATCGTCGTGCTGAGCGACGTCCTGTACTTCGAACCCGACATCCGGCGTCTCTGGTCTGCGTTAGACAAGCTCGTCGCGCCCGGCGGCACGGTGATTCTCCGCCTGCCGCACAAGTGGCCGCTCATCCGGCTGTGGCAGCGGTGGTATCGCGCCACGCGCTCGCGTGCCCGGCAGCGGCTGCAGCATCGCATTCGCTTTTTCAACCCCGAGCACATCTTCATTTTCCGTCGCCAGTATCTGCGCGCGCGCCTCGCCGCCATGGGCTTTGGGCGGATTCGCGCGATGCCGTCACCCGTCCTCGCGCATGCGGGCACGCGCGCGTTCGACGCCGCGGCGTACGCCTTCGCCACGCTGCTCTACTGGTTGACCGCCGGCGCCCTTGCGGTGACGCCGAGCATCGTGGTCGTCGGCGCCGCCCGCCGCGCCTAA